Proteins encoded within one genomic window of Ammonifex degensii KC4:
- a CDS encoding nucleoside recognition domain-containing protein, producing MKKTMDGRKVFCRGLCKGAITTWKLVKVTVPIYVTVTLLKHTPFLSWLASLCSPLMHNFGLPGEAALALVMGNVLNIYAAVGVIASLSLSAREVTILGIMLLLSHNLPTESAISAQIGVNPLLMGSFRLATALGVGLLLNLVL from the coding sequence ATGAAAAAAACCATGGACGGCAGGAAAGTATTTTGCCGGGGGCTATGTAAGGGGGCTATCACTACCTGGAAGCTTGTTAAAGTAACGGTACCTATCTACGTAACGGTCACCTTATTAAAGCATACACCTTTTTTATCTTGGCTCGCTAGCCTCTGTTCACCGCTTATGCATAATTTCGGTCTCCCCGGAGAAGCAGCTCTTGCCCTGGTGATGGGCAACGTTCTAAACATTTATGCGGCAGTGGGGGTGATTGCCTCTCTTTCTCTTTCTGCACGGGAAGTGACTATTTTGGGTATAATGCTACTCCTCTCTCATAACTTACCTACAGAATCGGCCATTTCAGCTCAGATAGGAGTTAACCCCCTGTTAATGGGGAGCTTCCGGCTAGCGACAGCTCTGGGAGTTGGCTTACTATTGAACCTGGTCTTGTAG
- a CDS encoding dicarboxylate/amino acid:cation symporter yields MGKDTKNGANRKRVPLWAQLLVGMVVGIAIGAIWPKFGATLQPVGTAFIKAIKMIVIPLVFSAVTLGVYKMGNDIKQLGRLGILAFAWFYLATSICVALGIGLNAIFHPAAGAALQPTGKLPENLATSIDWVKFLLDIIPDNVIAAMANQKMLPTLFFAICFGLSLAAIGEKSRYITNLLEGILNAMFKLTGGIITTAPIAVAAIMAWIFATQRGSVILGLFKLVGVMYLGVLIVMVLFWIIVSMLGQNPFATTKRILEPLLLAFTTASSEITLPRRMEILEKHGIPDRIVSFVLPLGYSFNLDGAALYQSLAVCFLVEAYGLHLDTPTILTILLTTLIANKGGAGIPAAALVVIATVLTTLGLPIEGIAILAGVDRLMDMGRTAINVFGNTVAALVLHKFSGNQVT; encoded by the coding sequence ATGGGTAAGGACACAAAAAATGGCGCAAACAGGAAGAGAGTACCGCTATGGGCACAACTTCTGGTAGGCATGGTGGTAGGCATTGCGATAGGGGCAATCTGGCCGAAGTTTGGAGCAACTCTTCAGCCGGTAGGTACTGCCTTCATCAAAGCAATAAAGATGATAGTGATTCCTTTGGTCTTCTCGGCAGTGACGTTAGGCGTCTACAAGATGGGTAACGACATAAAACAACTTGGTCGACTGGGAATCTTAGCGTTCGCATGGTTCTACCTTGCGACCAGCATTTGTGTTGCCCTAGGTATCGGACTTAATGCAATTTTCCACCCTGCAGCAGGCGCCGCACTACAACCGACAGGAAAGCTCCCCGAGAACCTGGCCACCTCTATAGATTGGGTAAAGTTTTTGTTAGATATAATACCGGACAATGTGATAGCTGCTATGGCGAATCAAAAAATGCTTCCTACCTTATTCTTTGCTATATGTTTCGGACTATCGCTAGCTGCGATTGGAGAGAAATCGAGATACATAACTAATTTACTCGAAGGTATCTTAAACGCAATGTTCAAGTTAACCGGAGGAATCATTACAACTGCACCAATAGCAGTAGCCGCAATTATGGCCTGGATCTTTGCCACGCAGAGAGGAAGCGTGATCTTGGGATTGTTTAAGTTGGTTGGCGTGATGTACCTTGGGGTACTTATTGTTATGGTCCTATTTTGGATAATAGTATCCATGCTAGGGCAGAATCCTTTCGCGACTACTAAGAGAATCCTAGAACCATTACTACTAGCATTTACAACAGCCTCCTCGGAGATAACGTTGCCCAGACGTATGGAAATACTGGAAAAACATGGCATTCCCGACAGGATAGTATCTTTTGTGTTGCCGCTAGGGTATAGCTTTAACCTCGACGGGGCAGCTCTGTATCAATCGCTAGCAGTATGTTTCCTAGTAGAAGCATATGGACTTCACTTGGATACGCCTACAATATTAACAATATTACTAACCACGCTAATCGCTAACAAAGGCGGCGCAGGGATTCCTGCAGCAGCATTAGTAGTAATAGCGACCGTGCTGACTACCTTAGGGCTCCCCATAGAAGGAATTGCTATCCTAGCTGGTGTAGACAGGCTTATGGATATGGGGAGAACAGCTATTAATGTGTTCGGAAACACAGTAGCGGCACTTGTGCTACACAAGTTTAGCGGAAATCAAGTCACTTAA
- a CDS encoding nucleoside recognition domain-containing protein, which produces MRPATARALAGSLLVVFFVIMITHPAAVYRGALRGLSIWWEVVFPSLLPFFITTELLLAFGVIHFLGSLLEPLTFRLFRLPGTAAFVLAVGFTSGYPMGAAAAARLKSQGLLTAAEAARLAAFANNSSPLFILVAVAVGIYRLPEMGPFLALVHYGSNLLVGLTFRFFSPAGRPFLPRSRYSLAEGRKLAPLGQTLGEAMRQAVNNLLVIAGFIGLFGVLWELLKDISDWQGGTSLLFGAGAGFLEVTLGIKGVAETALPLKTKVWLTEVWLAWQGLSVIVQVWSFLSQAGVSLLPFLGGRILQIVYASILTLALFPFFASGWSQAAAAHFTFVPSFSWVLLGSTGLCLASFLFLLLLALVIGCCRFRS; this is translated from the coding sequence GTGCGTCCGGCCACCGCCAGAGCTCTAGCAGGTTCCTTGCTCGTTGTTTTTTTTGTCATCATGATCACCCACCCCGCTGCCGTGTACCGGGGAGCACTAAGAGGCCTTAGTATCTGGTGGGAGGTGGTTTTCCCTTCACTGCTCCCCTTCTTCATTACCACCGAGCTCCTTCTGGCTTTTGGGGTGATCCACTTCCTGGGATCGCTGCTCGAACCTTTAACTTTTCGCCTTTTCCGCCTGCCGGGGACGGCAGCCTTCGTACTGGCGGTGGGCTTCACTTCGGGCTACCCCATGGGAGCGGCAGCGGCGGCCAGACTTAAAAGTCAGGGTCTTTTGACCGCTGCGGAAGCAGCGCGCTTGGCCGCCTTCGCCAACAACTCCAGCCCCCTTTTTATTCTGGTGGCAGTTGCCGTGGGAATTTATCGCCTGCCAGAGATGGGGCCTTTCTTGGCGCTGGTGCACTACGGCAGCAATTTGCTGGTGGGACTGACTTTCCGCTTCTTCTCCCCTGCCGGACGCCCTTTTCTTCCCCGTTCTCGCTACTCACTGGCCGAGGGGCGGAAGCTTGCTCCTTTAGGGCAAACGCTGGGCGAAGCTATGCGACAGGCGGTGAATAATCTTCTGGTGATTGCGGGATTCATCGGTCTTTTTGGCGTGCTATGGGAGCTTCTAAAGGATATAAGCGACTGGCAAGGAGGTACTTCACTCCTCTTCGGGGCGGGAGCAGGCTTTCTGGAGGTGACGCTGGGTATTAAAGGAGTAGCCGAGACGGCCCTTCCCTTAAAAACAAAGGTATGGCTTACGGAGGTCTGGCTTGCCTGGCAGGGACTGAGCGTCATAGTCCAGGTCTGGAGCTTTTTGAGTCAGGCTGGAGTCTCTCTCCTCCCTTTTTTGGGGGGGAGGATCTTGCAGATCGTCTACGCTTCCATTCTCACCCTTGCCCTTTTCCCCTTCTTTGCCTCCGGCTGGTCGCAAGCTGCTGCCGCGCACTTCACCTTTGTCCCTTCTTTTTCCTGGGTCCTCCTGGGCTCGACTGGTCTTTGCCTGGCAAGCTTTTTATTTTTACTCCTCCTTGCTTTAGTTATTGGCTGCTGCCGTTTCCGGTCCTGA
- the coaD gene encoding pantetheine-phosphate adenylyltransferase, giving the protein MRVAVYPGSFDPITNGHLDIIKRACQLFDTLIVAIAENPQKKALFSLEERLEMLHEVLKDLPKVRIDAYRGLTVEYARRQGACAIIRGLRAISDFENEFVMALTNKKLAPEIETLFLMTEAKYSFISSSAVKEVAYYGGCLKDMVPPPVEARLRAKFREIKRLGEE; this is encoded by the coding sequence TTGCGAGTAGCGGTCTATCCGGGAAGCTTCGACCCTATAACCAACGGCCATCTGGACATCATAAAGCGCGCCTGCCAGCTTTTTGATACGTTGATCGTGGCCATTGCCGAAAACCCGCAAAAGAAAGCGCTTTTCAGCTTAGAAGAAAGGCTGGAAATGCTACACGAGGTCTTAAAAGACCTGCCCAAGGTGCGCATCGACGCCTACCGCGGCCTCACGGTGGAGTACGCCCGCCGTCAGGGAGCCTGCGCCATAATCCGGGGGCTCAGAGCTATATCCGACTTCGAAAACGAGTTCGTCATGGCCCTCACCAACAAAAAGCTGGCTCCTGAAATCGAAACCCTTTTTTTGATGACCGAGGCCAAGTATTCCTTCATAAGCTCCAGCGCCGTGAAAGAGGTGGCCTACTACGGCGGATGCCTCAAGGACATGGTGCCGCCGCCGGTGGAAGCCCGTCTTAGGGCCAAGTTTCGGGAAATAAAAAGGCTGGGGGAGGAGTAA
- the rsmD gene encoding 16S rRNA (guanine(966)-N(2))-methyltransferase RsmD: MRVIGGEAKRCRLATLKGKDLRPTSERVKEALFNILASQVPGSRFLDLFAGTGGVGIEALSRGAKFAVFVERDPRAVKLIRENLERTGLSNRARVYGRDVLSLLPYLARKKERFDLVYIDPPYQKGYEKKVLQLLAELDLLKTEGLVVVESSARELPPDKVLRLVLKRRERYGDTALSFYALEEEKVCE, from the coding sequence ATGCGGGTGATCGGTGGGGAAGCCAAGCGCTGTCGGCTGGCCACCCTGAAAGGGAAAGATCTCAGACCCACCTCAGAAAGGGTGAAGGAAGCCCTTTTTAACATCCTGGCCAGCCAGGTTCCCGGGTCCCGGTTCCTCGATCTCTTCGCCGGGACGGGAGGTGTGGGTATTGAAGCCCTCAGCCGGGGGGCCAAGTTCGCCGTTTTTGTAGAGCGGGACCCGCGAGCAGTGAAGCTCATCCGGGAAAACCTTGAGCGTACCGGCTTGTCTAATAGAGCGCGGGTTTACGGCCGTGACGTCCTCTCTCTTCTTCCCTACCTGGCCCGCAAAAAAGAGCGCTTCGACCTGGTCTACATCGATCCCCCCTACCAAAAGGGATACGAGAAGAAGGTGCTGCAGCTACTTGCCGAACTCGATCTGCTGAAAACAGAGGGCCTAGTCGTGGTGGAGAGCTCGGCCCGCGAGCTGCCTCCGGACAAAGTGCTCCGGCTGGTGCTCAAGCGCCGCGAGCGCTACGGCGATACCGCTTTATCTTTTTATGCCCTGGAGGAGGAGAAGGTTTGCGAGTAG
- a CDS encoding helix-turn-helix domain-containing protein translates to MCSFGNLSMGRKGSKVSNRNTKTPLGAVIMIRFGDTLKQLRQRMGLRQDDVARMVGVERSTVANWERGVKQPSLETLVKLSQLFGVSLDELVGVTEVTTSSPLSRYCSLVSDPLVKLLAERTGVPAKNIAAFIAALQVSGDACSCDR, encoded by the coding sequence ATGTGTTCTTTTGGAAACTTGTCAATGGGGCGAAAGGGAAGTAAGGTTTCTAATAGAAACACCAAAACCCCATTGGGGGCGGTTATTATGATTCGGTTCGGAGATACTCTAAAACAACTGCGTCAGAGGATGGGCCTCCGACAAGACGATGTAGCCAGGATGGTCGGCGTAGAGCGCTCCACTGTAGCCAATTGGGAACGAGGGGTGAAGCAACCTAGCCTAGAGACGCTGGTAAAGCTGAGCCAGTTATTCGGTGTCTCCTTGGACGAACTGGTAGGTGTCACCGAGGTTACCACGTCGTCACCTTTATCCCGCTACTGTTCCCTCGTCTCCGACCCCTTGGTGAAGCTCTTGGCCGAGCGAACTGGTGTCCCAGCAAAGAACATTGCAGCCTTTATTGCAGCACTCCAAGTCTCGGGCGATGCTTGTAGTTGCGACAGGTAA
- a CDS encoding helix-turn-helix transcriptional regulator translates to MRSSLRKARLRAGLTQSEVARLVGLTRASYTNIERGHKNPSVVTALRIAQVLNRSVEELFSDEPPAGQAAKREANTTMDKY, encoded by the coding sequence ATGCGCAGTAGCCTGCGCAAGGCCCGCCTCAGGGCAGGTCTGACCCAGTCCGAAGTGGCACGGCTGGTTGGTCTCACGCGCGCTTCCTACACAAACATCGAGAGAGGGCATAAAAATCCGTCGGTAGTCACCGCCCTGCGCATCGCCCAGGTACTCAACCGGTCTGTGGAGGAGCTCTTCTCCGATGAGCCCCCCGCGGGCCAGGCTGCAAAGCGTGAGGCGAATACAACGATGGACAAGTATTAG
- a CDS encoding Ig-like domain-containing protein, whose product MRRQRHIRLLSILVVAALLLAVMGGGQALAQGTPPVPVLPQSFWGSVKDASGNPILSGTVEVWMNGVKQDSIAIVNGQYGGPGGFDERLIVRGTSEDVGKTIEFCVNGVKANETAKYAPGEKTRVDLTVAVPSDTVPPTVEDTDPVNGAANIPVNATITVTFTEDVQEGPQYAGISLVDEQSKPVTLQKSISGKVLTLKPASDLDYYKRYTVTIPVGAVKDLAGNELAQTYVFSFTTAAQQGAKVEITVPQSGVLDNFTVPPGASSAVLNQSGAQLEIPQGAFSGAARITFKPVDKTGLPGAGSIGQVFEVKIENVTLSQPVTLRLPAPAGERVRVFKLVGDRWVNLGGKLNNGYVEVSLQSFSTFTAANAPAPPTASPAPGTYTGSVQVTLSAESGATILYGLNAAPQNTYTAPITLTSSATIRAVAVKDALTSEEMSFAYTVTSSSGGGGGSSGGGGGGGGGAVIPYVSNTDPADKATGVPVDKEIKLLFNETVTAGDDFAKITLKDASGNAVEVNVRIDGNALYIKPKAALAYGATYTVVIPAKAVKDSSGRNLSRDYIFSFTTAKEQQEPPEEQPKLKFKDMAGHWAEATVAKLAGMGVISGYPDGTFRPDNEISRAEVTAILVRALKLAPGSEQDLKFKDNASIPAWARGVVAAAAREGLVRGYPQPDGTVTFEPDRPVSRAEMAALAVRILEKKVGPVAPAELKFADTGSIPQWARSSVGAAVAKGIVVGYPDNTFRPDKQVTRAEAAAMILRLLEAVGSK is encoded by the coding sequence ATGCGCAGGCAGCGCCACATAAGGCTTCTGAGCATCTTGGTGGTTGCTGCCCTGCTCTTAGCGGTGATGGGCGGGGGGCAGGCCCTCGCGCAGGGCACGCCCCCCGTGCCTGTCCTGCCGCAGAGCTTTTGGGGCAGCGTGAAGGACGCAAGCGGCAACCCGATTCTCTCCGGGACCGTTGAGGTTTGGATGAATGGCGTCAAGCAGGATAGCATCGCCATCGTGAACGGGCAGTACGGCGGCCCCGGTGGTTTTGATGAGAGACTAATCGTTCGAGGGACAAGTGAGGATGTTGGGAAAACCATCGAGTTTTGCGTGAACGGTGTCAAGGCTAACGAGACAGCTAAGTACGCCCCTGGTGAGAAAACCAGGGTCGACCTGACAGTGGCGGTGCCCAGCGACACGGTGCCACCGACGGTTGAAGACACCGACCCCGTCAACGGTGCGGCCAACATACCCGTGAACGCGACTATCACCGTCACCTTCACCGAGGACGTACAGGAAGGGCCGCAGTACGCGGGCATCTCCTTGGTGGACGAGCAGAGTAAACCTGTGACCCTGCAAAAGAGTATCTCCGGCAAGGTTCTGACCCTGAAGCCCGCATCTGACCTGGATTACTACAAGCGCTACACCGTCACCATCCCTGTGGGTGCCGTCAAGGATTTGGCGGGGAACGAGCTGGCCCAGACCTATGTGTTCAGCTTCACCACCGCCGCCCAGCAGGGGGCGAAGGTTGAAATCACCGTGCCGCAAAGCGGCGTGCTCGACAACTTCACCGTGCCGCCGGGAGCCTCCAGCGCGGTTTTGAACCAGAGCGGCGCCCAGCTGGAGATCCCGCAGGGGGCCTTTAGCGGAGCAGCCAGAATCACCTTCAAGCCCGTGGACAAGACAGGGCTCCCAGGGGCCGGATCAATCGGCCAGGTCTTTGAGGTAAAGATCGAGAATGTGACGCTGTCGCAGCCGGTTACTTTGCGCCTGCCCGCGCCGGCAGGAGAGCGGGTGCGGGTGTTCAAGCTGGTAGGCGACCGCTGGGTCAACCTCGGCGGCAAGCTGAATAACGGGTACGTTGAAGTGAGCCTGCAATCCTTCAGCACCTTCACAGCGGCTAACGCCCCGGCGCCTCCCACGGCCAGCCCGGCACCCGGCACCTACACGGGCAGCGTGCAGGTGACCCTTTCAGCGGAATCCGGCGCCACCATACTTTACGGACTGAACGCCGCTCCGCAGAACACCTACACGGCGCCCATAACGCTGACCTCGAGCGCCACCATCCGGGCGGTGGCGGTGAAGGACGCACTCACCAGCGAAGAGATGAGCTTTGCCTACACTGTTACCTCCTCTAGTGGCGGTGGTGGCGGTAGTTCCGGTGGTGGCGGAGGCGGCGGTGGTGGCGCGGTGATACCTTATGTCTCCAACACCGACCCAGCTGATAAAGCCACCGGCGTGCCCGTGGACAAGGAGATAAAGCTGTTGTTCAACGAGACCGTCACCGCAGGCGATGATTTTGCGAAAATCACCTTGAAGGACGCCTCCGGCAATGCGGTGGAAGTGAACGTGCGCATTGACGGGAACGCCCTCTACATTAAGCCCAAGGCGGCGCTGGCCTACGGAGCGACCTACACCGTGGTCATTCCTGCCAAGGCAGTGAAAGACAGCAGCGGTCGCAACTTATCCAGGGACTACATCTTCTCCTTCACCACGGCTAAAGAACAGCAGGAACCGCCCGAGGAGCAGCCCAAGCTTAAGTTCAAGGACATGGCTGGCCACTGGGCGGAGGCCACCGTGGCCAAGCTGGCCGGCATGGGTGTAATCTCCGGCTACCCGGATGGCACTTTCAGGCCGGACAACGAGATCAGCCGGGCTGAAGTTACAGCCATACTAGTACGTGCTCTGAAGCTCGCTCCCGGCAGCGAACAGGACCTCAAATTTAAGGATAATGCCTCGATCCCGGCCTGGGCCAGGGGAGTGGTCGCCGCTGCGGCGAGGGAAGGGCTGGTCAGGGGCTACCCGCAGCCGGACGGCACGGTTACCTTTGAGCCTGACCGGCCGGTTTCCCGGGCCGAAATGGCGGCCCTGGCGGTGAGGATACTGGAGAAGAAGGTCGGCCCTGTTGCGCCTGCCGAGCTGAAGTTTGCCGATACGGGCAGCATCCCGCAGTGGGCGAGGTCGAGCGTGGGAGCTGCGGTGGCCAAGGGCATTGTCGTGGGCTATCCGGATAACACGTTCCGGCCGGATAAACAAGTAACGCGTGCGGAAGCCGCGGCGATGATCCTCCGGCTGCTGGAGGCGGTCGGAAGCAAATAG
- a CDS encoding GGDEF domain-containing protein, translating into MGTGTFLSAYWSKLGLPESWGRILGDLVLVNAGTAVTILAVYLLTVKFHLVALAIKKEADTDPLTGLYNRRTFFRELDRRLKRGGSFAVAILDVDNMKRVNDTLGHQVGDEVLKAAGRAIRRSTRKEDIAARYGGDEFAVLFAGRGPRVEEFKTRLKENLVAELPHTGGC; encoded by the coding sequence ATGGGCACCGGAACTTTTCTTAGCGCTTACTGGAGCAAACTGGGTCTTCCGGAAAGCTGGGGAAGGATCTTGGGTGACCTGGTGCTGGTGAACGCCGGCACGGCAGTTACCATATTAGCTGTGTACCTCCTGACCGTAAAATTCCACCTAGTAGCGCTGGCAATCAAAAAGGAAGCAGATACCGACCCCCTGACAGGCCTTTACAACCGCAGGACTTTTTTCCGGGAACTGGACCGCAGGTTAAAAAGGGGTGGAAGTTTTGCGGTAGCCATTCTGGACGTGGACAACATGAAGCGGGTAAACGACACCTTGGGGCACCAAGTGGGAGACGAGGTTTTGAAGGCGGCTGGAAGGGCAATAAGGAGGAGCACGCGTAAAGAGGACATAGCCGCCCGGTACGGGGGAGACGAGTTTGCAGTGCTGTTTGCTGGCAGGGGACCGCGAGTAGAAGAATTCAAGACCAGGCTGAAAGAGAACCTGGTGGCGGAGCTTCCTCATACCGGGGGTTGCTAA
- a CDS encoding IS607 family transposase, producing the protein MSKYRKKRMYRIAEAAVLLGVHKDTLRRWEREGKIKAVWLGRERRFPEEEIRRLLGEANPDTVVLYARVSGHDQKADLQRQVEVLREAYGPKFSNVVVLTDVGSGLSTSRRGLRKAMELARERKIRAVAVTCPDRLTRFGFEYLEEYFSSFGVEVLVLNREEDKSPQQELVEDLLTIVTSFAGKLYGHRSHKVKKLKNEVKEALSRLDTDDQLETP; encoded by the coding sequence ATGTCGAAGTACCGCAAGAAGCGCATGTACCGGATTGCCGAAGCGGCAGTCCTGCTCGGCGTTCACAAAGACACCCTGCGCCGCTGGGAAAGGGAAGGAAAGATCAAAGCCGTCTGGCTCGGGCGAGAGCGCCGCTTCCCCGAAGAAGAGATCCGCCGCCTCTTAGGAGAAGCCAACCCCGACACGGTAGTGCTTTACGCCCGGGTATCGGGCCACGACCAGAAAGCGGATCTCCAGCGGCAGGTAGAGGTATTGAGAGAAGCGTACGGCCCCAAATTCTCTAACGTGGTGGTCCTGACCGACGTCGGTTCCGGCCTCTCGACTTCCCGCAGGGGTTTGAGGAAGGCCATGGAACTGGCCCGGGAGAGAAAGATACGTGCCGTCGCCGTCACCTGTCCCGACAGGCTGACGCGCTTCGGCTTCGAGTACCTGGAAGAGTACTTCTCGAGCTTCGGCGTCGAAGTCCTCGTGCTCAACCGGGAAGAAGACAAAAGCCCGCAGCAGGAACTGGTAGAAGACCTTCTCACCATAGTCACCTCTTTTGCAGGCAAGCTCTACGGGCACAGGTCGCACAAGGTAAAAAAGCTTAAGAATGAGGTGAAGGAGGCACTCTCCCGCCTTGATACTGACGACCAGCTTGAGACTCCCTGA